GGGCTTGACTAGGTCTGATGAAACTAAAGAAAATtgctaaatatatatatttggtttttttttttttctctaaatttgaaaataataatggtCAAGAAGGAGGGGTTCCAATCTCCACTATGTTTTGtcggaagaaaaagaaaaagaaaagaaccaGGTTTCCATTTctctatttaatttattttcttgggTCGACCTTATTGGACATCAATACTTTGGTTTGCAGTGGGTTTTTGTATACTAAAATTATGGCATTTCCTTAAAACATGATGGACTCACTTGACTTtactcttcttcaagaaaaaatctGTGCAGGATGTTATCGGAAGGGGTGATCTTGAACTTTTAATCTCGATTAAAAGAaactttaaaaatgacttttgcTTAAGAAACTTctgttatattttaaaatttaccaGTTATTGGAAATGTTTTAAAATTATCATTTGTTATATTTTTCAGACATTGATATCTCTAATTTTCAAGGGGTCTCATATATTTGAGAGTTCTGAATCCAATCAAAATATAATCTTGTTATAGTGGATATTTCATGTGTAAATATAATTCAGGAAAAGGTCCATATTCCTCTATCGacttatatttttgttttaacaGTATTTGGACATATACATTATGTCAATTTTTGATTGGGTTCAGAGCTCATTTATTCATATTGGACCTCTGTTAGAGTCGAGGACAACTAAAGTAGGATAAGGGTATTAATCGCAGAAGAATATGAAAGGATAACtctaaaatattttcaataatagtGGGATATATATAAATTTGCCACTATATTTTTGCTGGAGTACATGAAAGACCATTAGAATGTTATGTGGACTTGTAGTATCTTTGTTTGGTTAAAGGAAACTAATGGCTTTGATTTGACTATGTTCTTGGATGTTAGATTTGATAAGGATTCATCATGTGCTTGTTTGGCTCTTGTGTAAAGTAGCAACTTTAGTTTCCCCAATAGATCCAATCCAACAATAATTCCACATTGAACGTAGCTGATATGCGGCTATGGCTAGCCGATCATATTATTTGAATACCCGCACTTATTCCCTATTCTTGGCAGATTAAAGCAATTAGTATCAATgcttatcaaaattttcaaaggaAAAAGCTTAGATTCTATCTCAAACAGCAAGGAAAGATGGCAATGTAAGTTAAAGTGAAACCTCATTATTTGATTCTACTGACATGAATTTGTTTGTGATGAAATACAATTGATGAATCTGATTATCTAAacttcaaaattctcaaattcAATCATTCAAAGTCAGAGTAACTTAATCGCAAGCAAAAGCCGAGAAAGAACAAGAAGATAACCAGTACATACGAATCACATTctgttaagaattcgtgccctactgattatcttatttttgcctaactGTTGCTTATCAATGGAACGgattgcctgacgtgttccactgacgtgttccaaggaaatagtaaaacagaaagtaaagaacacaatgacttttacatggaaaacacccgactcaaaaaggtgtaaaaaatcacgacctgtacctctacaggatttagccccaacttcactaaataactctgggcctcaacaacgactgattacaaaactcttttAACCAagaaataggaattataaactctaatccctataactcaacaactaggaattataaactctaattcctaactacacacacctcccaaggtatgctttTCAAAAATCTCTGAGTTTTcccaactcaaagactagctcctaattcagtttataacacactgaaactaatattacatcaatagttcaaacataatgaacaactctaaaaatcaacgctaaaactcttagctagattctatacttaggaccaggttcttcaatgtgtttcttcagtgattgagtagcacttcgtgaagtcaatctgtcgattgtctttttctgctttgtaagtgtGTGAATTATTTTGACTGATGCATCTTTTATTTAAGCACacctcttcaaagagtcattctttatttcaaacccctcctttaattagaactctcattgcatagagttctacttcaagtgagactctttctttaattccaactcttgtctccttagtgttgtagtaaaactccaactcttttaaatcagcacatgtttatttatcagaatctttctcctcccacaaataggactcttcaagatatactcagaagtgaaactccttcttcacgtaggactcatttttcaactcaaattgctttcccttatcattaagtgtttgaatcaaattcaaattgTTATATTTCCCACATGATCGGtaacttgagtatatcagaatcaGGCTTGCTTATTTGTTCTTGTCTTTAATTaatcttgtctgcatctatcagtaaaactgaaaatctattttcctatgcgtggaccaactcaagtaacatgtttcattcatgtgtcagtttgtcaatcatcaaaactatatagtACCCAACAAATTTCCCCTTTTGGATGATGAAAACCCTCTTGTCCAactcaagtaacatgtttcattcaatgtcagtttgtcaatcatcaaaattacatagtacccaataaatttttcctttttgatgatgaaaaacctTTTGTCTTGTGCATTCAACCATCTTACCTGTaagcactaaagtataaaacactagaatgaaataagttagtcaatgggttataaacattgcacaactctattatcttcccccttttggcatcatcgaaaaaccatttcaatgcaataatatactagctaaagtgatttgttatgctattcatggccactagggctatcactaaaacaatcagacaaagactctagccaacatagtaatatattaaagagaacaaaaataagtcaatttagcaaagataaccatttTATTTAACTGACAGAGCATATTCCACAttaacctaagctagtactgaacaaagaaaaacaactgaacattaatcaaaaaaatatggtataaaggTGGAACAtggctaaggatacaaatagtgaaGAGAAAAGAGGAACAAAtgatatcaactgtgtcaattgacgaatgacttcaacattttcatccctcACTTAATTaagttcaagcttcaaagtcatgatccaaGCTTGAAGGACTGTCTTGTGCAGCTTCAAGTTCAGATATTTTGTTTTTTAgccaaatcatttttttttcaattttttttagtgctagccctccttattgaaactgatagagcaacatgattcatctgtGCAAGAATATCTATTGTTGTTTTTTAAGTCAACCTGAACTAGGACtgagaaatccaaaaaaaataaccaattgGGAACTAAAAGGGAGATCATATCCCTTTTCATTTCTCAGAAAACTTttgttgcatgtgattgatgatcaagcttggcaaatccatggtacataactgatattttggttgaggGAGAAGAAGGAATTTCTGGTGTAGGATTAACATATTTGTGCACAaccatttggagagaatcaaaAAAAGTTTGGTCAACCAATTCGTCAGTTTATAAGACAAGGGGAGAATGAAGTATGAGGAATTGAATGCTCAATTGTTTCAACTTAGAAAGCCTATACTTATGTCAGTGAagaacatacctgataagaagaactttgtggtcacaatttCTTGCTTGTACTtatttttctgcacaatctaatacaaaattaggttagaaaagtcaaaaatctggaattaggacacacaactaaatgtgcaagactgaatagaataactttttatctaataagattaaaaaaatgattattctagtcaatcattgaagggagttcatgcaattttaatcatccccaagtctaacctattcctttcaaaatgttctctacttagtgcctttggtgcttacatagtcaacatttttatagccctcaagagtgaaattgcTTTCCTTTAGATACCgtagtctcaagccattgattcccaTGGGATATCTCAAGATActtttgacaacaccaattcttataaattaccaacaaaattaccagcaacttgtgttggtttaattgatgcatccatttctttatttgttgttcccTTGTCAATATGCCCTTAGTCTGTACAACAGTTAGACCAGATAGTACAACATAttcctgtgcatgctcatcagtttcatTGTGATcctcttaatttattttttttaaatctcccttgcttcccccttacacgagCACTACAAATCTGGTCATCTTTCTAATGGtccattccccctttaaatgtggtgagtgaaagaaactttattttcttctagtcttatgccttaagcaagctttatttatgcacaaatttttcttgcctcctttcactctcacctgcaaaataaattaggggttaacattaggcacccagacaagcttgggtcctttcttatgagtaaatggatgaatcagATTTCTTCTAGCCCATGCAGGCAATAGGTTACgtgacctgtttctctgaccaggtttagttatccttttcttggtctgagatagtttatttgtcAGATTTAGACTGTTGGATCTGCTTTTGGTAGCAACAGGACATTCAGTGGTTAagtgtcctagttttccacaaatataacataaatctttgTAGGAAATAGTTTCTTTGTGAAAACCTATGACAACCCTCTCATTTTGAGTCCTACTACTTAGATGATTAACAATTCTAGATGACTTGGTCCATCGgttagctctttcaagatcaagttttatcttagagttttcttgagttagctttctaacctTTTCTCTTTGACAAAAcaattcatcttttctttgtttaaGTTCAGACTCAATTCTTTGATGACTTTCACTCATGGCTCCTTTTTCTTTTCAGTAATTGACAACTTTAAAATTTCTGATTTTAGATCTAGGTTTGATGAACCAAGTTGACCAACCTGTTCCTTTAGGGTGCAGTTTTCTGTAACAATGACATTTTTGCAAGTTTCAAGATCAATGTAATCAAACTTTAGACTTGAAAAAGCATTGAATAACTGATCCCTTTCAGACGTGAGCTCGtaaaaatcatcaatcaatgcgTTCATCAAGGGAATTAGTCTTTTCTTAGAACAAAGATGCAATTTATCTTTAAgatcaagtatacttacctcagattTTACTTCCTTTTCTTCCATGTCTGAGTCACCTATAGCCATAAGTGCACTTTCATCAACTCCATCATCATCAGATTCTTCTGAGCTTGATCCCCATGCAACCATCGTAGCAAATGATTCCTTCCTTTTGGAGTAAGATTTCTCTTTTTCAGCTCTtacatttttttctcaattttccacaATGGACAATCCCTGATCATGTGATCTGTATCTTCATACTTGAAACAACCAGTTTGAGACTTATAGTTGGAACAACACCTTCTACTCGTTCCTCTTTTGTTCTGCCGTTTTTCTTCCTTAAAATACCTTTTGAAATTCTTGGTAAGCTTTCTATTATCCAAATCTGATTCTACGCTGTCAGACTCTGTTAGTGCTATTGACTTATCCttaattcctttatttttctctaaggTATTCATGTTTTTCTCATATGTGTTTGCAAGAGTCTCCCAAATTTGTTTTGCAGTGGTGCAACCTGAGATCCTGTTATATTCATCTGGTCCAAGTCCGCAAATAAGAATATACTTAGCTTTTGCATTCTTTCCAAGCATCTTAAAGTCGGCCTTATCATACTCACTCTTGTCTTTTAATACATCCTTATTTTCAGCATCCTTCTTCATGAGGTATTGAGGTCCATCAATAATTCTATTCCAGAGTTCGTAGTCAACAGCCTGAAGAAaatctttcatcttttttttccATCCTGAGTAGTATTGTCCATTGAAAAGTGGAGGCCTATTGATGTCTTGTCCTTCGCAGTAGCCAGTAGGTAATGCAGAATTCATCATATTGAACTTTGTCTTGGTGCtagccctttttaagacaacctggctctgatatcacttgttaagaattcgtgccctattgattatcttatttttgcctaactgttgcttatcgatggaacgggttgcctgacgtgCTCCACTGATGTGTTCCAAGAAAGCAGtaaaagtaaagaacacaatgatttttacgtgaaaaacacccggctcaaaaaggtgtaaaaaaccacgacctctatctctacaggatttaaccccaacttcactaaataactctgggcctcaacaacgactgattacaaaactcttttAATCAAAAGCTGCAATCAAAAGTAAATAGCAAGAGAGAGTAATATGTTGGGATTGAAAGAGAAATTGAGTAATGGCTTTCTTCATTCTCCTCACATCTTGTGCAAAATAAGCATCATGTATATACTGTGCTAAAGTGCTTCTAACTACCAAAGGTAAAGTTGCAAGCTCTCAACTCATCTATGTAAACTTACAAAAACTAATCTGAGCTGGCACAAGTCCTAACTAACTTTAACCAAATGATTTTTCCGCGTATGCTTCAGCTGCTATACAATCATCTTCTTTCCTTGTGCATGAGAACTATGCCAGCTCCAGTTAATACCCTTGCCTGCCTGTGACCTGCATGAGGATGAAAGAAGTCTAACAGTAGTACGGAGTATTGTTAAGTTTTTTTGTATGCTATACTGCAACTATGGTCACTCATGCATTCAGTTTGGAAGATTTGTGGTCTTTTTGGAATGTCTAAAGGAATCTGGTAGATATGGTCTCACAACTGTCGATAGGCCAGTAAGGTTTCTTTGATTTGGCTATTTGCTATAATTGGAAAAGAAATCAAGGAGTTatcacaacttagggcataggtttcACAGAAATATCTAATTTATACCTAAAGCTGGACAGATAACACCAAATAtttagaagagaagaaaaatggagTAAAGGGTTTAGGAAGGGTTAAACAACATCATCGACTCAGGGAATTTTGTCTATAAGGATGATACCGTAGTACCACAGTCCACATAGTTGGCTGATTCCAGTCTTGCACAAAGATATTCCActagaatatgacaaatatgcagTTTATGATCCAAAGGGATTACTCAAATGCTAAAGACAAGTTTGTCTTGTGGTTTAAAGATTTTAAATTGGTTCATTGACCTTTTCCATATTCTGTTTTGTAAAGGTGGGTATAAGGTTCTTGGTGGCAGTGAAGTTTGAGGAACAGGACATAGAGTACGATACAGCTGAGCCCGAGTATTCAGGACCAAATGCAAAAGGACAAAACTAAATTGAAAACCACAATAGTGTGCACATAGATATTTTGCCATCGCTTATCAGGGTTAAGGGATTATAGTAGAGCTTTGTTTGGTTAAAGGATGCTAAATGTTTGTATCATACTTAAATGAGGCTGATGAAAGTTCTTGTTTGAAGCTGAACAAATAATTGCAGGTGTTTAGTGTTATGTAGTGGGGTTTCTTCGTTTCAAATATGCCCGTCCAGTTAATTGCAGCaaactatatatttatttaagacTAGCTGACTCAGTTAACTACGACTGACTTAAAGAGATGGAAAGCCAGAATGTAGCTTCCTTGCAAAAATAATAGTGTCAAATTTGTAGGAATGTGAATAGGGTATCTGTATCAGTGTTTTCATGGCTGACACAAACTGTTTGGCTCGAGAagtaaataaaatagaaagaggGACTAGATGCTAAAAAGTAAAATCCTTTCATGCCTTCTGTCAATACTTGGCCTGTGGGAGAGCAAATGCTCTGTTCTTTCTTCcgctttttctctttcttttttcccttttctttaagTGGGAGGCTCACAATCTACTCTGAGTAGTATAGAACAGTGGAACAAAGAACACAACCCTACAGAATCCTTTGTCATTGACTAAAATAAGTTATTTACAACAACATATCAGTGTAATCCCAcgagtggggtctagggagggtggtgtatatgcagCCTTACCCCTGCCTTGTgagggtagagaggttgtttctaatcgaccctcagctcaagtaaaacatgtaaaaaaaacTACTAGTATATAAAACAAATACATAGTGAAAAAGTCATGCTGAAAACAACAAAGAAGAGAAGAGTAGCAACGgcaaataatacaataattgaagcAAAGGAAACAACTTAAATAAGTTATGACTGGAAATGACTGAGGACAACGCAAAATGAAACATCCACTTCTTGGATTACTCCAATGTCATATCAGTTGCATACACTTTCAGAACGGTGACATCTTGCAGAATCCACAAGATAATTCTAATAAAGCAATCTCATTGTGGTCAAATTCCATATACAACTAACAAAACAGAGAATAGACAATTCCAATAAAAATTTAAAGCACCTACTAGGCACAAAAGACATAGTTAACAGCCAAATCAACAACAACTGGGACAGAAGAGACAAATAAGCAACCTCCGAGAGAGCAATGCACACCCAAACATAGGTAGATAGTATCAAAATCCAGCATTATATGGTTATACAGAGAAGAGTAATTGGTAGATTTTATTAGCTTATCAGCTAAAATCTTTTCGGTACATGGAATCCAACTGCTTTAACTGATCTCTACAATCTTAGTGCTGGTCTAACTTCTGCAATAAGCCAATAACGCTTTTACTTACTTACCTTCTCAAGAAAAATCCAGCAATATATGGTTAGTCTCCATGAATGCTTTAATCAATGATTGCTCAATCTTTCCCTTGTCTCTATGGGAGCTTTGCAGCACATGGATCTAAAAGACGTGCTATTGGTAGATTCCAGTTCTGACTACATAAATTATCAATCCATTGGTCGTACTAGGCCTTCATACTTCACTCTTTTCCAGCCAACATGCATAAGGAGACACATACCTTGACTTGAGTCTAGTTTGTACGTAAGTGTCCCAAATACATGTCATAAGAGTACACAACAATGCCATCGTTTgctaagttgctcgaactcttcaaaaacgttgccgcacccgtgtcggatccttcaaaaagacactatttttggaggatccgacacgcacccatagacgtttttgaagagtccgagcaacttagattgTTTGGCTGTTAATATCAAAGTTTAAGTCCGTTTTTATTTGTGTGCCAATATGTTTTTTCAAATTCTTATACTAGTAATAAAGACCAAAAGATGCAATTCATTGAACTATATACTTAATAAAAAGAAATACACCAAagatttcattcattttttgtgATTTAATTATACAATTGACCTGTACCCCAAACAACCTGCATAACCTACAATTAAAATTTGACAACATTTCCTCCTTGTATTACCCATGGAAGAATACTGATACAAGATAAACAGGAAAAAGTGCActtagcatacaatctatcaatCTCTCACTTTAAAGTAGTGGAAAAGTCACTGGTATATAGAAATAGGCGGACACTTGAACTTGTCCGAGATGAATGGTATTACCTGCGGTCTCTCCACCAAATCGCGGTAGAAATCATACTCTGAATCATAGTCATGCAACTTCAGCTCAGCCCTCTGATTCGTATGATAATGATGCTTAGCTGAAGCAGATTTCCCGAACCCAAAAATGCTAACTTTCTCGCAAACACCTAAAGCAAGCATCACAGCTTGAAAACCAGAAGAGTAATGAAAATTAGCTCCATCATGAGCAGGAGCCCATTCTTGAAGAGGCTTCCCAGTTTCCTCCACAAATCGTTTCGACGAATAATACTTCACAATCTTAGCACACAACATGTCAAAGCGCGGATCAGTGACAACTAATGGCGCTTTATGTGAAGAATTACACACCATGTAATCCAAGAAATGCACAGGCTGACATATATACATTACTAAAGCCACATTAACTCCATATGGATGACAAAAACAACCTTCTCTCCTTGCACAAAGATGCAAAATATTACTATTCACAAATGAAATAGTAGTCTTTGAACCTACTCTATGTTCAAACCCTCCAGTTTTCGCATTGTTCAATCGAATTACAGCTTCATGACTATCAATTAACTCTCCATAAACACTCTCTAACAAAATCCCACTGTTCCCTACAACAGCACAAGATTCATATCTCTTCTCTAACCCCATTTTACCATTAACTGTTTTCACCAAATCCTCCATCACATCATCCTTATAAACCCTCCTAATTCTAAGCCAATCTTGCAAATGCCTCCTAAAACTCTGCCAAACACGATAAAACTCCGGCGACCGGAGCTGCACCGGTATCCCTCTAGCTGTCCTAGGCCTTATATCTATACGATATTTACCAGAAGACAAGAATGATCTATGACGATTATGCCCTCTGAAATTCCCTTCCAATAACTCCTCAACCCCTTTTCTCAACTGGGGTTCCCCTATATCAATAGCTGCATACTTCAAAAGTGTCTCATTCAGTACtggtttttgagctttaccagTAAAAGAGTAATCATTTTTCAGCTCAATGGAGCTATAACGAAGGCTAATTCGAACAGCAAGTGTAGCTGCCACTGCAATAAGAAGTAGCACGCTGAACAATGGCCGCATTGTCCGCTTCATTATACTCATACAGCATAATCAAGAATGATGcagcaaacaaataaaaatacgagGAAAGACAAGATTTTTAAGGTGGGAAAATGCTAAAGATTGAAAGTGCAAATGATGTGTAAAGATCTAGAAGAAATTAAGCGAGTAAGATTCTTGTTCATATTGGGAAATGAAAGTAAATTCAAGAAAATGATGTTTTACTTTTACATGAGTCAGCTATACAATACAACAGGATACATTATCAAACAATAGATAGATCTGTGACATTCAAGAGATTTGAGTGGTTGGGTGGGGTGGAGGAGTGAGCTGAGGGGAAGAGAGAAGAAGGCAAGAAGATGCTGATATACTTTGGGAACtgcaaattatatatataattttttagtgATTATGGGTTTTGGGTGTTAATTGTTATGGGTTTCTGGGGTTTTTTTCTTTGGTTGTGgaagggggtggggggtgggggtggggggtgttTTATTTAGAAGTTTTTTATTACTCACTTCgttaaaaaaagaatgatctaatttgatttgataataaaatttaaaaataaaattaaatcttatgatcttaaattaaagttatgtcaaatgtatcaaaatatcttttaatcttgtggtcctaaatatgtcATATGAAAAGTTATTatcaaaaagagaaagaaataattcttctttaaacggactaaaaaaaaatagatcattatttttttaatcggAGGGAGTACTTTGTTATACTGGCTACTTGATTGTTTTTCATGTATAGTTTCTAGAGAGAGCTAGCGTTTggtaataaattttaaatatttttattatattatttttgaatgaaaatttgattgaaattctataatatatttggtcataatatttaagaaatgtattttattataaaattctataaaaactaaaatttaattcaaatattaatattttattgtatttagaaatttaaattatttttaatgataaattatatgatcaaatattttttgttaagttcttttataaaaattacttaaaaaatttatgatTGGATCGGATCTAAATGATAAGAACTTtaaatactaacattttaagaTTGCTTTTTCATTATATTGATAAGAGTAGTATTACAATTTATAGAATCTTTCATTTAATTTTCAaagatttaaatataaaatattaaattattttaatttaatttagcttcaaaaattaattaaagtgactttttaattaaaagaaaaattaaattgactttgtaaaatgaaatatgataaataaaaaaataacgaAAGGagcaattaattaaattttagtttcacTTAATTAAGACGTTAGTTCCACTTCATTTATTTTCCACTATGTTAAAATTGAATGAGAATGAAGCAATTGGTGGAGACGCACTATTTTAGGAATCTTTTAATTCAACTACTAGTCTTTAACTTTAGACTATTCTTTGCATTTCGACACGTCTGAAAAAATGTTGCTTTGTGCATTTCAGTGGAGTAACTTTCaacaatttaaatttatattattaattagattcaaattttaaattatgatgtgatatttataatgaaaattgatataatataaaaattaacaaATTGAAGACGGCAAGTTGGGGCCGTGTGCCTATGGACTTGCCCGTCAACAACATGATAAGGTGAAATCAACTTGTTAGTTCTTTCGAGGAATATATATAGTAATTTAACTTTTAATATTAACATATAGATATTTTTTTCCTGAATTAGGAAACTGTAGGTCTTTCCTAATGTTCACCTTACATTCTTGTACCAACTAGTACATGCATCGTAGGATAAATGGGGCTCTTTTAGTATTAACCTTTGCGTGCATTATAAGTTGTTTCCACATTCGAGAATTTgaggaaaagagttgaaataattTGCTTTACTATTATCACCAAATGGCCCAACACCTAATATAATGGTCTGTCTAGGTTgatttgaagttgaatttgatttggacatttaatttaaatttcaaatattattattttttaataaacatGGAAATTTGCTATCAAAACCTTCCTTATTCTTATACGCTCATTCTTAACACATGAGCAAATCATAGTTCgtgaaaagaaaattatgaagCTCCAAATCAAAACTTCAAATTTAAGCTTCAAATTGTATGATCAAACACCTACTAAGTTTTTCATTAGTTAAATTCGTTTATACATTATGCATCTTTTATGTAACatgttattcatctttttctttttcaaacatAAGGCAAAAACAAACAGGGCATATAATGTTTTTGTTTCagcagaggcggagccagccctCCTTCGacagaaaaatatactatttatacatgattaaaattattttttatgtggttatagtaggtgttgaacccccttcaacttagttttctttgaatattaaaCCCCCTTACTTGAAATCCTGGTTCCGCCTCTGTGTTTCAGCCTTTCAGGTAATCACATGATTTGGATGATCGTCATTTTTGGTGCTGAAGTCCTGCATCAATGAAAACTTAACTAGTCACCACCAACACGATGAgatagatttttcaaaaattaccctttaattagatatcccaattctataaaaatagaaaatttctcTATTAGGAAGTATCCAGTAATGATTCAATATCTGAATTATTGGAATCAAAACAGAAATAGAAAACTCCAATAATTCATTGAGCTCTAAATGCTAGATCCATGGACCATGTGCTTGTGGCTATTGGAGACAACCTTTTCGTTGTGACAATGTGTCAAGAAAAGACAAGATTTAGACCTATAGTTTGGTGCATAATTTCGAATATTGTACTGGAAAAGGAGAATGTTGTGAAATAGATTAAGACCTATAATTTGAATTAGTTTGTAGAGACAGAACtcctaatttaaaatttatggattttgaataaatctAAT
The Capsicum annuum cultivar UCD-10X-F1 chromosome 6, UCD10Xv1.1, whole genome shotgun sequence DNA segment above includes these coding regions:
- the LOC107875650 gene encoding beta-1,6-galactosyltransferase GALT29A isoform X1, translating into MSIMKRTMRPLFSVLLLIAVAATLAVRISLRYSSIELKNDYSFTGKAQKPVLNETLLKYAAIDIGEPQLRKGVEELLEGNFRGHNRHRSFLSSGKYRIDIRPRTARGIPVQLRSPEFYRVWQSFRRHLQDWLRIRRVYKDDVMEDLVKTVNGKMGLEKRYESCAVVGNSGILLESVYGELIDSHEAVIRLNNAKTGGFEHRVGSKTTISFVNSNILHLCARREGCFCHPYGVNVALVMYICQPVHFLDYMVCNSSHKAPLVVTDPRFDMLCAKIVKYYSSKRFVEETGKPLQEWAPAHDGANFHYSSGFQAVMLALGVCEKVSIFGFGKSASAKHHYHTNQRAELKLHDYDSEYDFYRDLVERPQVIPFISDKFKCPPISIYQ
- the LOC107875650 gene encoding beta-1,6-galactosyltransferase GALT29A isoform X2, which produces MSIMKRTMRPLFSVLLLIAVAATLAVRISLRYSSIELKNDYSFTGKAQKPVLNETLLKYAAIDIGEPQLRKGVEELLEGNFRGHNRHRSFLSSGKYRIDIRPRTARGIPVQLRSPEFYRVWQSFRRHLQDWLRIRRVYKDDVMEDLVKTVNGKMGLEKRYESCAVVGNSGILLESVYGELIDSHEAVIRLNNAKTGGFEHRVGSKTTISFVNSNILHLCARREGCFCHPYGVNVALVMYICQPVHFLDYMVCNSSHKAPLVVTDPRFDMLCAKIVKYYSSKRFVEETGKPLQEWAPAHDGANFHYSSGFQAVMLALGVCEKVSIFGFGKSASAKHHYHTNQRAELKLHDYDSEYDFYRDLVERPQVTGRQGY